The Sander lucioperca isolate FBNREF2018 chromosome 4, SLUC_FBN_1.2, whole genome shotgun sequence DNA segment TCCTCAGAAAACTCAcaacactgtttgtgtgtgatgtgttcaaAACAGctaagaaaaacagcaaagcaGAAGGAAGTGTGACACTAAAGCATCTGACTCCGACACTGGAGGCTGAGTTTTGTGTCCTCTTAAGTTATGAGGACTTGATACTGTCACTGGAGGGCCATGAACAACCATCAAACACAGAGGAGAAAAACACTAGAtagaaaaataacataaaaagaaATTTTACACAGGGTGTGTATAGCTCCTGTAGTGTCTCAAACTGCACTCTGAAGAGCAGTTCATAGATAGACGTTGTTGTAtctgatgctgaatctttgcttgtaataaacctttttataatcaagaacagtgtcggcggattcctcttcatacagcatcacagcattactatttaaggcaccacaaTGTCTGCGTAACAAAGTCTGGGACCGCATGCAGGTTTCAGTCAAACATGAAGCAGTGGGAAGTCCACCTCTCAGACTGCAGAGCTCTCAGAGGGTTTAGGAAGAATAGCAGGACACATGTGGTCATGACGTTTGGTCGTGAGTGTGCAGTGGGCTGCTTCCTATCCGGGAAACTCCCCCATTCATTCTCTCATACATTAAAAGCTAAAATTCCAAGACATGCTCTAACAcggagacaacacacacacatggcaacTGGACTGTAGCGGTAGTAGTAGTGGTTACCCCTCCGTCGCCCCTCTGTCATAGttatgtcatcagggttatctcaGATTGGGCTTTAGATGTCATAGATATATGACGTTAGATACATATTGCAATAAAAAGCCTGTGTTCCAAACATTGGAGATGGAGCTTAAAAGATGTGGTTAACAAGTCAGGGAGGGTTTAACGAAAGACGCTGCTAAGTCTGCCGTCTCACTTATTATAATCTTGTGAGTCCCCAAACTTAATTAACTGCCTGGACTGCCTCTTGCACTACATGTCCAATTTGTAATTGTTGGAAGAACtaatattaaaaaacatttgGCAAAAGTGACCGGTGACATGTAAAACCAACTTTCATCCACACttacacacattctcacacagaTGAGCGGTACCTGTTTTAAATGTAGTCGGCTTTGGTCTTTGCTGAGGATGATGCGGATGAAGATGAGTCTGTCGATCCGGTTCCCTCTGTATTATCTCCAGGactttctgtctcctctcctcctctgttaAATGACTAACCCCGCTGGTCAGATTTGAGTCTTTTTCCTTCCCCTGATTGGACAGCTCTGCCGCGGCTGAGTCCCCACTATTGGCAGACCCATTTTCCTCCCTCTCGTTCCCTTCTTTTTGACTGGTCGTAGCAGTctcagtctgtttgtgtttcgTGACCTCTGTAATTGTTTGGCTGGTCACTGAGTCTTTCTGATTGGTGGTCATTGGATTGGTGGGGTTTTGTTCTAATTTGGGCGGCAGGGTTGGGCTGTCAGGCGGAGAGGCGCTGTCTGATTGGGGAGTGTTAAGTCGATATTGTGTCCTCAGCTCTTGGTCCTCCGCTGCTCCATGGTTGAACTGATGTGGATAACGTGGCTGATGACGATATTGATATTGCTGTGGAAACTGCTGCCTTTGCTGATGCTGCAACAACTGTTGCTGCCTCTGCGTGTGATCTGGATGATGCACTCCCCCACCGCTGTTTGCTACATGCACACCGCTCTCCTCCCTGCTCCCATCATACCCGCTCCCGTGCCCGACTTGCTGTGTATTTCCCATGATGCTATGCTCCGCCCTTGCTTCAGATGGCCAGCTACTAACCGACCCGAGCACCCCAGCAATCGGCTGGCGCACCCCCGGCTGCACGTGTGTGGGGGCCTGGTGCACCCTGGGCTGCGTCCAGTGCACCAGCTGGGTGTAACTGCCCTGCTGCCACTGCCTCGCCACCGGCTCACGTTCCTCAGGGTGGTAGTGCTGCTGGTTGTGCTTCAGGTCGTCGTGGCGATGGAGGTCGGCCTTGGAAGCGTGAGTCTTTGGTGGAGCTTGGTGGACGGTCCGGGGGAGGGGCAAGGGAAGGTGGGAGGATGGGGGAGGCTGCTgcggtggaggtggaggggggtTGGGCTTGGGGTTGCTCTGAATGGAGGAGTGAGACATGGGAacagatgaggaggaagaggaagatgaggaggatgaggaagatGAGGGAGGTTGGCACCTGCAGCTGACGTGGTCTTCTACTGAGATGATGGCTTTGTCGTAGTGGGCTTTCTTGTTTATGTACTGGATTTTTATCACCTGGATAGGaggcagaaaaaaatcaaaaagatTAGCACACAAAATCTAACACAAATCAAGCATTAATGAAGTTTGGGGTCCAGACATGATGGAAATCCCACAGAAACTATACAAAGAGAACTCCAACAAATCAATCtcattgttttgtttcactTAAACCAACACACTGTTGCTGTGCAATGGCACCTGTTGCAACCAGCAGCAGAGTTGAAGACGTTTCCAGACAAGCTAATAATTCCATAAAATTTGGTGGCTTCATTCCAAGACTTACTGATGTATAAATTGCTGGAGAAAGAAAGGTTGGGTTACGTGTTCTTGAAGTTACATCATGTATAGAATCAGGTTCTGCATATTAACTTGCAATGTCTACCCAAAGGGTGCACATCATCCTTTGAATATTAAAACGACAACACAGAGCTTTTTAAATCTTCTGAGCCTTTGATAAGAAgcaagatgagaagattgatactacTCGTATGACTGTAAATACATAacataaagtaaaagtaaaagtatgtctTACATATGTTGCTCGAGCCATTAGAATGTTACCTCAGCTTAGCATTACAgtaaagctgcagtgggtagaaTGCAAATAAACACCATAATTTGAAGTTTAAAAGATTATCTAAAGCCcgaaaacagagccaagaggaggtgcagaggtctagttttctctcagaccacctGAATTGCAATATGATGACAGATTATTATGGAATCTTTGCTAAATGATGCCAAAAATAAAAAGCCGCTAGCAGCTTTAAGACTAGAAACACGTGGAAATAGCTATCCAATGGAAACTAAATTTTCCTCGTTGCAGCTGCTGTATGCACTGTGTACCTGCAGGTATCTGCTGGAGGTGACAGTGGGGATACACTGCAACAGTCTGGTGTTACAGCAGCCCGAACATCTCTGCACCTCCACGCATGGTGGCCATAACAGGAAGTTGGCATTGCGGCGGTCCAGCATGGACCTGGTCACCTCCATCACCTCCGTCCGAACTTTACACACCGCCTGCTGAGCCGGCTGTGCCTCCACTGGTAGGAGAGGGAGCAAGAAGAGAATGAGAAGGCGATATTTGGTAGGAATGGCATAGGAAGTGTTGAGAGACAGAAGGCAGAAGCAGAAGGATAGAAAAAGACACAGGAAGGGACACAAATAGATGAGGAAACCTACCAAGACTTCTAGTGTATCGGCCATGGGTGTGGTTTTTGAGAATATCATGCtcgtcttcttcctcttctacaGAAAAAGGAGGAGGGGAGATTAAAGGAGGGAAAAtacggggggaggggggggggggggggagaatgagacaaaaacaaaaacaaagagttAATAAAGTCAACTTACAATAATATCTTCCAACTTTTATCTGAAATCTGGGCCACATTGAGCCAGCACTTTTACAAGCGATGAGAGAAATCTGTAAAGCATGTGAGGCTGTTAGGGCAGTTTTTAGAAAAGCTCATTGTTCAATGCAAAAAGGAAGCCATTTTTTCTCCTCCCGGTAAAACAATTAGGCTATTTTCTGCAGCAATTTGTCTCCACAATGTCAAGAATACTATTGACGAGAGATATGAGATGTTAAATATAGCTCTTGTGTGGATCTGTGAGTGTGCATGTTTGCACTCTTACATTTGTCGTTATTTCATACTGTTGCCCCTTAGTCCTAATTATATCCCTGGTGTAGATTGCTTttggtcactgtgtgtgtgtgtgtgtgtgtgtgtgtgtgtgtgtgtgtgtgtgtgtgtgtgtgtgtgtgtgtgtgtgtgtgtgtgtgctaattaACTGCCTGGTGCATAAAGAGAACAGTTTCTTATTGTTCTCAAAAGGTAGTTTGTAATTATATCTGTGCCGTTATCTGTTCCTACATGTTTTGTAAGACTGACTGCTTTCTTTATGTAGTAACAATTCTGTTAAAGCCAGTTGGCCAATAAGAATCAGCACACTGGTTCTGTAACTTACAGTAAATCGTGGTTGAGCTAAGTGCTAATGTCAACACAAAATTTACGATGAAAACCAACAAAATCTGACCACAAACAGAACACGGCGTCGTAAAAACCACAATAATGACAACACGCAGATCCATCAAATAAATCATGCATCTGCTGCCCTTAAAAAAACTTGTTCCCAAACTCACAGGCTtctgcaaaaataaaaacatacactTTGAGTCACTTCCTCGTGCCCTGTTTCTGAGAATCCTTCCCTCTGTTGGTTCCTCTCTTGTTATGCCACTGTATTATTTAGGTATATGGAATGATCAAAGAGCTGTCTATTAACATATGTATGCGTGACTTGATTCTTCAGAAGGATAAGATTAATGAATTTTTTAATCACCCGCCGAgctgcgtgtgcatgtgtctgacTGTTTAGGTTTTCGGGGGTGGAGGCATCGAGGGGGGTGGTGGTCTCTTtctgtcacacaaacacacacatccatattTCAAAGCATGGAGAGGAATCCAGAGCAGGAGAACAATGCAGTGACCTTGTGCTGGAAGTTTCTCTTGCTCTGTCTCAGATTGTCTGAAAAAAACCAAGGTTAcagctctctttttctctctctctctctctctctctctctctctctctctctttctctctctctctggttagAGCCCACTTTCGTTTGAGTATGAATACTGTGTAAAGATGAAGGATGTGGATGTCTTTATGAATGTGTGGGACTGTGAAGGCATTCTTTTCTCTTTAACAGACTTAAAAATCATCTCTTAAGATGTTTAAGTTAATTtaattgtgttttattgttgtttttagttttttgtattgttgtctgtatttctctctctctcattctctctctctctctctctctctctctctctctctctctctcttgatcAAGCTGGTTCATCATTCTTGCTGCTGCTGTCTCGGGTAAATATTGCCTTAACATGGAGCCTGGCACATACGCTGATGCTCTCCCTTACTGCATTCCTATCTCTTAAGGCCTCTGTAGACACACATAAATGCTTACCTCCTCCATGTCTGTGTtattagtgtgtatgtgtgtgtgtgtgtgtgtgtgtgtgtgtgtgttggtcatTAGTACCTATTGCATTGgtctcctgcagcagcagcagcttcaagTCGTCCACAGAAGAGATGGGAGAGTTCCTCACCAGGTCGACCAGCGACGAGGGGAGCGCATCACCCTGTGGAGGCAGATAGACAAACAGTGGTCATGCATTTTAGCcttgaaaacaacattttttgcaAAGTATGCTAATAACGTTTTGGGTGCTATTAGAGTGAACAGAATCAGTAGCGGTGTCCCAATTGGCCCCTTTAAATCTGCTGATTTCTAGAACAAATACATCATAATAGGCCGGCAAGGCCTAAGCAACTAAAGAAATGCAACCATTTCCTACTTGAATCATAACCAATGTACAGTATCCTTTGAAGCCCTCAGTAtcctgtatttgtatttgtatctaTTGTACACTATCAGTTGTTTAATGAGGCATTCAGGTGGTCCCCATCAAATTAATAAAATCACATGGTCGCATTGTTCTCACCAGGTATTTGTGCTCAAGTGCATTCACTGATATATACTAGGATAGTCAGTGATTTTGTTAATTACAGTTCTTATACTTGGGTTGAACTGCAATTTAACAACAGCAGAAGGAACTGCAAATATCTCATAAAAGTTACATGAGCAGAAAgatattttaatctttttttctttctttaaagttCATCTATTTTTTACCATTCTAAAATATCAAAAGAGAAagtgagggggagagagagagagagagagatgtacaGCGAAAGAGGGCTGATGTATAATATCTCATTCCTCCATCTCCTGTCAACACTTGCTCCAgtttcacttcctgctgcaGAGGAAatgatggttgtgattggtgtttgttgctgctgttgtcactctctccctgtctgtttaCCCACAAACACCGCAGTTGCCCCCGGTGTAACACAGGAAATTAGCCTCTCTCATCTTTCTCCCAATGCAATGTCAGTTAACATGCTTATATAAGGTCAATATCTTGAGTTAAATCCCAGATTTGGTAAAAGATTGTTTAAAATAAGCATGTACAGCATTTAAAGCGAAATCATCGACATGTTCAAAGTTTACAAAACGTAACTGTATTGTCAGTTATTACTCAACAAAGTTATGTAAGTAATTTAATTTTTCACTCAATGAACTAAGATTAATATGATCCAGTGTGGTTGGTTCGgtggtgtggttgtgtgtgtgtttttttatggagATCAGAGGCAGATTACCGCTGTCTGTGTCACATTTTGCTTTGATTGGCTGTAAGTTGATACTATCTCAGAGCAGTTGGATCATCAGTTGATATAGCCACATGCCAAAAAGGTGCCAAATTAGGGTGTGTTAAGAATGTGAGAAAATTATTTTGGATAACTCCCTGAGATGCCAGGAGAGAAAAGTAAAAGGATTATTTTTCTCACTGCCATCATGATACAAAATCTATGACATCTTTAGAGTATCTTACAAGTAAACATGTGGCCACTAATGATGAAGGCTCACTCCCCAAAGACAGTTAgtcagaaaaatatataaaacatgcAAATTCATTTCTTTACAGTCTCATTTTGTATGTAACAGTGTTATCTGTCAGAGCTTTTCCATTCCTCCTGTGGATTTGTGAACTTTATTCATGAATTGCAATTGCATATTACTGATATAGTGTATTGCGTCAACTGGAAACGTTGCACTCTATTGCTGACATGATTttccattattattatcagGAGCATCAACATTCAGAGCACTTTCTGCATTTATTAAAGTTTTCTGTTTGTAATTTGTTTGATTGAATGTCCaacctttttatatttaaactTTATTCAACCCCAAAACTATGATTTTAGCCcaaataaaacaacttttagCCAATCTACTTTCTTCTTACATTCAAACGACAGTGATTATACAGGACAAACGCGGCTTAGTTAATGTGATAACATTATGTAGATGAGGATGAGATTAAAATATTATCTTTTAACACTGCATTTATACCTGCATCAATTTCCTGCTAATTCTCCAGCCACATACCATTAAACCATTGCAGTAGAAGAAGAGGGTGCAAcaagattttaaaattaaaaaagggtCAGTCAAACggcaaatgaaaaagaaaactgtgtaaaatgtgatgaaaatatggcatttttatgttttatgaggACACTTTAGTGCATGTTTAGCTATCCTGCTTTACACACATGAcgcattttgttttcattgccAGCAAACTTTTCCGCCTCgcataaaaaatgttttgcaatGTTTCGACTTTAAAGATTTCTGGTGTTTCTATTCAGGTTTTTTATGTGCAAACTGAAAGTGTGCATACAAATAGATAGATGGAAACACAGTTACTGTTCCAACGAATTCTGAAACAGAAGAGGACAAAAATACCATTCTAGAGAGAAACtgatacagttgcatttctttCTCATAAAATAACCAATAATACCACACAGAGGAACAGGACAATATGACTAGCTACATACACTATGACACAATGTAAAATTTTCAGTCGTCAGAAATTGTGTCACACTGTTTATACCAAGGTAGTATATTTCATGTAATACCTCTGGTTGTACAACGATGCAAATTAATGAGCTGGATTGTTTTGTGGCAATATAGGATTTACAGGAATTCATCAGTTTATGTCCCTCTCTGAGTCtaagtacatttttcttctaGTCTTCCCCTTCTCCGtcatgttctttctttctctctctctctctctctctctctctctctctctctctctctctctctctctctctgtctgctttgTGGGCAGTGGTAGCTCAGGACACCTGGATGACTTTCATGAGCCATTGGCTGACCTAgttaagcaaacacacacacacacacacacacacactcacccccTCTTTTTCAGTTCACATACAGATGCTTAACCACTTAACTGTCCGCCCAATTTGTCCAGAgagcgccacacacacacacacacacacacacacacacacacacacacacacacacacacacacacactcacacacacacacacacacacacacacacacacacacacacacacacacacactcacacacacacacacacacacacacacacacacacacacacacacactcacacacacacacacacacacactcacacacacacacacacacacacacacacacacacacacacagttttcacCCTGTAACATGCTATTATTACAGTGACAGTGCTAATCGCAAACACATGCACTGAAATTAGAGAGtggaacacacagacaggaaatAGTTCCTCAAATGGACAAACAACAAACTGCTGGTTAAAAAAGGGCAGAGAACTAGACAACAAGCTAATAATAGTGGTTTGACCAGAAGATTTATATTACCCAGGATTAATCTGACACAGGTTCCTTATTTGctatctaacacacacacacacacacacacacacacacacacacacacacatatacacaaaataGGCCTCTCCTGTTTTAATTCTCTGTGGAGCCTGTAAATGTCTTTTCTCAACATGTATATAGAAAGTTTGGCATTTTTCATATCTTACACTGCGTGAGTGTATGTAGCTAAACTCTTGGGTCAAGAAGATTGTCTAGTACGATGTCATCATGTACAAGcaggtctcacacacacacacacacacacacatacatactgcaaaaacacacactgcatGGGGCCTTAGAGGAAGCCTGGAAGGCAAAGAGATTTTATGGAATGTTTGAGGAGAAAGGTGAATGTGTAATGGAATGTAATTATGGGGCCAGCTGActggtctcacacacacacacacacacacacacacacacagaaacatgctatcacacagaaacacggtttttaaaaagtaaacacacacaaaaacactgaatCCAAGTGCGTGACCGCGCTGTCACAAAATATGCCTTCTTTTATCAGAGGTATGGCAGAGGGCCAGCATACTGTCGCATAAACTTGATAGACTCACAGAGCCCGGTgggtactctctctctctctctctctctcacacacacacacacacacacacacacacacacacacacacacacacacacacacacacacacacacacaccagtagaACAGACAGATTCCCACCCTGCTGCAGAGATGAGGGTAAAGATGATGGATGAAAAGACgacagaagagaggagcagACAGGAGGGTagaggaggaaagaaaacaggagACAAGATGATAATCTAATAATACAGTaaaggaggagaaggaagagaagcagTCTCAGGGCTGAGCGGGGTCCTTGAGCAAGGCAGTAAACCCCTCTGCGTGTTCAATGCTCTGCCACAGTGTGTTATACAGTAAGATCACCAAAAGGCTCTAAAAACCTCAGGGACTTCTTGTACTGGTATAAACGGCAATATGAATACCCACAATAAGCACTGACACATCTTCACAAAcctagagctgaaacaattagtgttagtaatataataataataataataataataataataataatataattgttTATGCCACTTTTTATTCAACATTCCCATCTTGTGAAATGTTATGAtttcctgcttttctttgtcgattagtaaaataaatatcttttgactgccgttccaacAAAATAAGCAATTTGATGGCATTACCTTGGGCACTTTAGGAAGTCATGAtaggcatttttcactattttctgacattttacagaaaaaaataagtaaccgattaatcaagaaaataatcagctgATTAACTGATAATAAAAAGAATCATTAGTTGTAGCCCAAACACAAATGGTTGCACTACAAGAACAATGAAAATGCAGTCCAGTCTTCCTGTACAATCTTTGACACTGGTTTGATATGCACAAAGTAGCACAAAAGCTAAATTACCAGCCAGTTTGAGTGAAAAGTTAGCATCCACGGCTAGCTGATACTGTTAGCTGCATACCGTCAGCTGCTTCGAAGGAAAAGCCTTCCAGCTGCTGGGAGTCCGATTAAATACAAGGAAGCATTAATTCTACTGTGAAACAGCCGTAAGCGCATTCACAGAAGTGTTTTAATAATCCTGGAATGTTGTCTCACTGCTTACAGTAATTAAAGTTGGTCTAgatttattgtatatttgcaatGTTAGTGCTTTCCTCCAGTAGAATACCAGTATTGTTATCTGTTGTTACAGAAAGTTGAAAATATGATATTGATTCCAGCATTAATTGTCTTAATTTGCAGCATGTGGAACCATAGACACGCCTAAATGCACACAGATAGTGCATACATCTTTCATTTAGTCCATGTCACCATTGCAATGTCAAACAATTTgacacaaagtaaaaaaaaatctccactTTTTTTATATCTGTAACCTTTCAGCCCAGTTTCatagcagtttgtgaaatggtcacggtatttaatctattgattcgtgtactgaacacgttaatgtcgttattttcgtgtggtgagcatgaattttaaagtaatgtatttcaatgggaagcatattttagatagatatagattacggtagcgagtagtattgataaggcgaaaatccgcgcagggaggttggtcgggctggtgaatgggtcaaacaatacaggactttcaccccggagaccggggatcgcatCCCGCGCGTTGCAGTTCCTTTCAgcattattctcttcctaaccacaaccgtcccgttgttgtcggcgtc contains these protein-coding regions:
- the si:ch211-79m20.1 gene encoding serine/arginine repetitive matrix protein 1 isoform X1 — encoded protein: MRSWVLLLLLAALSAARLRLGSAEGDALPSSLVDLVRNSPISSVDDLKLLLLQETNAIEEEEDEHDILKNHTHGRYTRSLVEAQPAQQAVCKVRTEVMEVTRSMLDRRNANFLLWPPCVEVQRCSGCCNTRLLQCIPTVTSSRYLQVIKIQYINKKAHYDKAIISVEDHVSCRCQPPSSSSSSSSSSSSSSVPMSHSSIQSNPKPNPPPPPPQQPPPSSHLPLPLPRTVHQAPPKTHASKADLHRHDDLKHNQQHYHPEEREPVARQWQQGSYTQLVHWTQPRVHQAPTHVQPGVRQPIAGVLGSVSSWPSEARAEHSIMGNTQQVGHGSGYDGSREESGVHVANSGGGVHHPDHTQRQQQLLQHQQRQQFPQQYQYRHQPRYPHQFNHGAAEDQELRTQYRLNTPQSDSASPPDSPTLPPKLEQNPTNPMTTNQKDSVTSQTITEVTKHKQTETATTSQKEGNEREENGSANSGDSAAAELSNQGKEKDSNLTSGVSHLTEEERRQKVLEIIQREPDRQTHLHPHHPQQRPKPTTFKTALSTAAPISPSARRAPFRPASPRRRRKHRKRISKAAIRAMIM
- the si:ch211-79m20.1 gene encoding serine/arginine repetitive matrix protein 1 isoform X2 codes for the protein MRSWVLLLLLAALSAARLRLGSAEGDALPSSLVDLVRNSPISSVDDLKLLLLQETNAIEEEDEHDILKNHTHGRYTRSLVEAQPAQQAVCKVRTEVMEVTRSMLDRRNANFLLWPPCVEVQRCSGCCNTRLLQCIPTVTSSRYLQVIKIQYINKKAHYDKAIISVEDHVSCRCQPPSSSSSSSSSSSSSSVPMSHSSIQSNPKPNPPPPPPQQPPPSSHLPLPLPRTVHQAPPKTHASKADLHRHDDLKHNQQHYHPEEREPVARQWQQGSYTQLVHWTQPRVHQAPTHVQPGVRQPIAGVLGSVSSWPSEARAEHSIMGNTQQVGHGSGYDGSREESGVHVANSGGGVHHPDHTQRQQQLLQHQQRQQFPQQYQYRHQPRYPHQFNHGAAEDQELRTQYRLNTPQSDSASPPDSPTLPPKLEQNPTNPMTTNQKDSVTSQTITEVTKHKQTETATTSQKEGNEREENGSANSGDSAAAELSNQGKEKDSNLTSGVSHLTEEERRQKVLEIIQREPDRQTHLHPHHPQQRPKPTTFKTALSTAAPISPSARRAPFRPASPRRRRKHRKRISKAAIRAMIM